A section of the Rhipicephalus sanguineus isolate Rsan-2018 chromosome 11, BIME_Rsan_1.4, whole genome shotgun sequence genome encodes:
- the LOC119375478 gene encoding 39S ribosomal protein L4, mitochondrial, producing the protein MAAAMRCVLVSFRLVKNSGTPSVLCQRLCSHTPASVAGEVPLPAADGTVSAVPPRPPLPLVIKRELAYPSKFTPNREAWVENLDTVESEKLGLIPLHPKIFGVFPRIDTLHWNINWQNNYQKVDWTTTESRAERRGGGRKPWPQKGTGRARHGSIRSPIWKGGGIAHGPRGPRTYYYMLPFFRRVQGLTTALSVKLAQDDLKIVDSLDLPTNDSKYLLKLVDERFWGPSVLFVDNTDYVSENIALICDEVKHFNIMPVYGLNVHSMLKHDTLVLTLSAVEEIENKLLYQLHRIDGKEVAQRDHRRPYL; encoded by the exons atggccgccgccaTGCGATGCGTCCTCGTGAGTTTTCGGCTGGTTAAA AATTCGGGCACTCCAAGTGTCTTGTGCCAGAGGTTATGCAGCCATACTCCAGCCTCCGTGGCCGGCGAAGTGCCGCTTCCAGCAGCTGATGGCACAG TGTCTGCCGTCCCACCGAGGCCACCGCTGCCGCTTGTGATAAAGCGAGAGCTGGCCTACCCTTCCAAGTTCACACCAAACAGGGAAGCATGGGTTGAAAACTTGGACACCGTCGAATCAGAGAAGCTGGGCCTGATTCCACTACACCCAAAAATCTTTGGGGTGTTTCCCag GATTGACACGCTGCACTGGAACATAAACTGGCAGAACAACTACCAGAAAGTG GACTGGACAACAACAGAGTCACGTGCCGAGCGCAGAGGTGGAGGCCGTAAGCCGTGGCCACAAAAGGGCACAGGCCGAGCACGTCATGGCAGTATCCGGTCACCCATCTGGAAAGGAG GTGGCATAGCTCATGGGCCCCGTGGACCGAGGACATACTACTACATGCTGCCCTTCTTCCGGCGTGTTCAAGGTCTCACAACTGCACTGTCTGTCAAGCTTGCACAG GATGACCTGAAGATAGTCGACAGCCTGGACCTCCCTACTAATGACTCCAAG TACCTGCTGAAGCTTGTGGATGAAAGGTTCTGGGGGCCTTCGGTGCTGTTTGTGGACAA CACGGATTATGTTTCTGAAAACATAGCCCTGATCTGTGATGAAGTAAAGCACTTCAACATAATGCCCGTTTATG GACTCAACGTACACAGCATGTTGAAGCACGACACGCTCGTTCTGACGCTCTCTGCTGTCGAAGAAATCGAGAACAAGCTTCTCTACCAGCTGCACAGAATTGATGGCAAAGAGGTGGCGCAACGAGACCACAGAAGGCCCTACTTGTAA
- the LOC119375527 gene encoding hydrolethalus syndrome protein 1 homolog isoform X2 encodes MLGRVSGHKDRGCLKMDARTGSSNVVSFEDSVYLSDDEVRSELRKHGYGEVPYSVLQQFKRDFQRRIREEIRKQVNTSTPLLNGAQHASEQSRGSASSTKQARFESSSLFENVSYSSCYSSPYYESHRSDSCGRSEKDVAAAKLPPQPPRKVVSALRNNVKHEASSSCYSTPAASPSEQTTDSSKGSDRSGEEPAPRVLHRKVLRCCNGHAYISERSTLSTDSRDLAGSVLESFKENYSHLDGTLPKKPTTLPPLKGEPIQKDHIKPPKATMLSLLKVSGTKVTWNRGPHKCDPVTRYHEYKAFWERHKAPGEKAHKQLRWNVRAQMLRRDDVVACSWRPAITKEPPAAWPK; translated from the exons ATGTTGGGTAGAGTGTCTGGCCACAAAGATCGCGGTTGTTTAAAAATGGACGCTCGCACTGGATCCTCAAAC GTTGTGTCGTTCGAGGACAGCGTTTACTTGTCGGACGACGAAGTCAGGAGCGAACTGCGGAAACACGGTTACGGCGAGGTCCCCTACTCAGTTCTCCAGCAGTTCAAGCGCG ACTTCCAAAGGCGTATTCGTGAGGAAATCCGCAAGCAAGTCAACACGTCAACGCCTCTTTTAAACGGTGCACAGCATGCCAGC GAACAATCGAGAGGCTCGGCTTCCAGCACCAAGCAAGCTCGTTTCGAGTCGTCCTCCCTCTTCGAGAACGTCTCGTATTCGTCCTGCTACTCGTCTCCATACTACGAAAGCCACCGCAGTGATAGCTGTGGTAGGTCGGAGAAAGATGTCGCTGCAGCCAAACTACCACCACAACCACCTAGAAAAGTTGTCTCCGCTCTGCGGAATAACGTGAAGCACGAAGCGAGTTCATCCTGCTATTCGACACCTGCCGCTTCACCCTCTGAACAAACGACAGACTCGAGCAAGGGTAGCGATCGCTCCGGCGAGGAACCTGCCCCACGTGTGCTGCATCGAAAAGTATTGAG ATGCTGTAATGGCCATGCCTACATCTCGGAGCGGTCAACCTTGAGCACGGACTCCCGAG ACCTTGCAGGCAGTGTTCTGGAGAGCTTTAAGGAAAACTATTCACATTTGGATGGTACTCTGCCAAAGAAGCCAACCACGCTACCCCCCTTGAAG GGGGAACCGATTCAGAAAGATCACATCAAGCCGCCAAAGGCAACCATGCTTTCAT TGCTCAAGGTTTCGGGCACAAAGGTCACGTGGAACAGAGGACCGCACAAGTGTGACCCCGTGACCCGCTACCACGAGTACAAGGCCTTCTGGGAGCGTCACAAAGCACCGGGCGAAAAGGCCCACAAGCAGCTGAGGTGGAACGTGCGGGCGCAGATGCTACGACGAGACGACGTTGTTGCG TGTTCCTGGAGGCCAGCTATAACGAAAGAACCACCTGCCGCATGGCCGAAATGA
- the LOC119375526 gene encoding leukocyte elastase inhibitor → MPKSLSRMIVHFSVDLHRELLRSRRDKKQNVTSSPFSIAAALSMTLAGTRGNTGDELLAALRSKDGKLHEHFASFLPKLSSHSHKLQFHFANRIYCDLKFPVAEEYKTFLNSTYVSTIVSVDFEKHSETVRGEINDWVKTVTETKIVDLLAPGSVGHSTEVLLVNAVYFRGLWESPFPACSTSRRDFNVNSRTKIQVDMMCQKQAFAISQNDELRVRAIEMPYRGGRSSMVVLLPNEIDGLSHLEHHLSHCKLSNILAGLKESPNVEVTMPKLLLQQCLRLKDTLTAMGANDLFSAKCDLSGMFRSGSPVVSDMVHKVYLRVDEDGTEPAVATPAMAMESSVSSPTTMEKTDFVVDHPFMLLVLKSKSDVIIFMSSVRHP, encoded by the exons ATGCCCAAGTCCCTGAGCCGCATGATAGTGCACTTTTCCGTGGACCTGCATAGGGAATTGCTGCGCTCCAGAAGAGACAAAAAACAGAACGTCACCTCTTCGCCATTCAGTATCGCGGCCGCCCTGTCCATGACGCTCGCCGGAACGCGTGGAAACACGGGGGACGAGCTGTTGGCAGCGCTGCGCAGCAAAGACGGCAAGCTGCACGAGCACTTCGCGTCGTTCCTGCCGAAGCTGTCCAGCCACTCGCACAAGCTGCAGTTCCACTTCGCCAATCGCATCTACTGCGACCTCAAGTTTCCGGTCGCGGAGGAGTACAAGACCTTCCTGAACTCGACGTACGTGTCGACCATCGTCTCGGTCGACTTCGAGAAGCACAGCGAAACCGTTCGCGGCGAGATCAACGACTGGGTGAAGACCGTCACCGAGACCAAGATAGTGGATCTCTTGGCTCCCGGTAGCGTCGGCCATTCTACGGAAGTGCTCCTGGTCAACGCCGTCTACTTCAGGGGACTCTGGGAGTCGCCCTTTCCGGCCTGCTCGACGTCACGTCGCGATTTCAACGTCAACTCCAGGACCAAGATCCAG GTGGACATGATGTGTCAGAAGCAGGCGTTCGCCATCTCACAGAACGACGAGCTCAGGGTCAGGGCCATCGAGATGCCCTACAGGGGTGGCCGGAGCTCCATGGTCGTTCTGTTGCCCAACGAAATCGACGGCCTGTCCCACCTGGAGCATCACTTGTCTCACTGCAAGCTGTCCAACATCTTGGCAGGCCTCAAGGAGTCGCCCAACGTCGAAGTGACCATGCCGAAGCTCTTGCTTCAGCAGTGCCTGCGTCTCAAGGACACCCTGACGGCCATGGGCGCGAACGATCTGTTTTCGGCCAAGTGTGACCTCTCGGGCATGTTCAGATCGGGCAGTCCCGTCGTGTCCGATATGGTCCACAAGGTGTACTTGAGGGTTGACGAAGACGGCACGGAGCCCGCGGTAGCCACGCCCGCGATGGCGATGGAATCTTCGGTTTCGTCTCCGACAACGATGGAAAAGACTGACTTCGTTGTAGACCATCCGTTCATGCTGCTCGTGTTGAAGAGCAAGTCGGATGTGATCATTTTTATGAGTTCGGTGCGTCATCCGTGA